Proteins from a single region of Verrucosispora sp. NA02020:
- the cbiE gene encoding precorrin-6y C5,15-methyltransferase (decarboxylating) subunit CbiE produces MTSPVAVVGVGADGWAGLGERGRDAVRQAEVVLGGRRHLDLLPESVPAQRVAWPTPLLPALPDLLAMHADRRICVLASGDPMWFGIGTHLVRLLGADRVRVVGHPSSITLACARMGWPVERVTVRSAVGRDLDEVRRDLAPGRLLLVLSTDAATPAALARLLTDAGYGDSELTVLGALDADTEQRVDGRAEGWAAPPGDPLNVVAVRVVAVAGTRVLSTVPGLPDDAFAHDGALTKREARTLALSRLAPTGDELLWDVGAGSGSVAVEWLRSDPSTSAVAVEGRDDRADRIVANARNLGVPRLRVVRGRAPQALADLPAPDAVFVGGGLTAPGVFDAAWDALRPGGRLVAHAVTLEGERELTDQLARHGGDLTRLSIERATPLGGFTGWKPARALVQWAVSKP; encoded by the coding sequence ATGACATCCCCGGTCGCCGTGGTCGGCGTCGGCGCGGACGGCTGGGCGGGGCTCGGCGAGCGCGGACGCGACGCGGTGCGGCAGGCGGAGGTCGTGCTGGGCGGCCGGCGGCACCTGGACCTGCTGCCGGAGAGCGTGCCGGCGCAGCGGGTCGCCTGGCCGACGCCGTTGCTGCCGGCCCTGCCCGACCTGCTCGCGATGCACGCCGACCGGCGGATCTGCGTACTGGCCAGCGGCGACCCGATGTGGTTCGGCATCGGCACGCACCTGGTCCGGCTCCTCGGCGCCGACCGGGTGCGCGTGGTCGGCCATCCCTCCTCGATCACGCTGGCGTGCGCGCGGATGGGCTGGCCGGTGGAGCGGGTCACCGTCCGCAGCGCGGTCGGCCGTGACCTGGACGAGGTCCGCCGCGACCTCGCCCCGGGCCGACTGCTGCTGGTGCTCAGCACCGATGCCGCCACCCCCGCCGCGCTGGCCCGGCTGCTGACCGACGCCGGGTACGGCGACAGCGAACTGACGGTCCTGGGCGCGCTCGACGCCGACACGGAGCAGCGGGTCGACGGCCGGGCCGAGGGTTGGGCCGCCCCACCCGGCGATCCGCTGAACGTGGTCGCGGTGCGGGTCGTCGCCGTAGCCGGCACGCGGGTGCTCTCCACCGTGCCCGGTCTCCCGGACGACGCCTTCGCGCACGACGGCGCCCTGACCAAGCGGGAGGCCCGCACGTTGGCCCTGTCCCGGCTCGCACCCACCGGCGACGAGCTGCTCTGGGACGTCGGGGCCGGCAGCGGCAGTGTGGCGGTCGAGTGGCTGCGCAGCGATCCCTCCACGTCGGCGGTGGCGGTGGAGGGCCGTGACGACCGCGCCGACCGGATCGTCGCCAACGCCCGGAATCTCGGCGTACCCCGGTTGCGGGTGGTCCGGGGCCGGGCGCCGCAGGCCCTCGCGGACCTGCCCGCACCCGACGCGGTCTTCGTCGGCGGCGGGCTGACCGCACCGGGGGTGTTCGACGCGGCCTGGGACGCGCTGCGTCCCGGCGGGCGGCTCGTCGCCCACGCGGTCACCCTCGAAGGCGAGCGCGAACTCACCGACCAACTGGCCCGGCACGGTGGGGACCTGACCCGGTTGTCGATCGAACGCGCCACGCCGCTGGGCGGTTTCACCGGGTGGAAACCGGCCCGCGCGCTGGTGCAGTGGGCGGTGAGCAAGCCATGA
- a CDS encoding zinc-binding dehydrogenase produces the protein MEAHPTEEPSMRALMLTGDRTSVVRRVPRPVPAPDEVLVRVTSSAVCGSDLPHYRKPAAELDNRLHTVPGHEAVGVIAAAAASGTGPAEGTRVIVYQHSGCDECVFCRSGEPMFCADRRTLGNHRGGADAEYVTAPTTGVLPVPDDVSDGLATLIACNFGTAYSAVRKSGVGVGDRVAVFGLGPVGCSVVALAVAAGAEVYAVDPIEGRRDLAKTLGAVVVDPLGQDPVATVAAVTEGRGPEIVFECSANPTAQAQVMKLARPHGTVVLLGANNSMEIDPGVDVIRKELRVLGSWVFTQPEFPAVLRAARGLPALAHLLAPPFPADQAAEALAAADAGHVGKVLIDWS, from the coding sequence ATGGAAGCCCACCCCACGGAAGAACCGTCGATGCGGGCGCTGATGCTGACCGGTGACCGCACCTCGGTCGTACGCCGGGTGCCGCGCCCGGTGCCGGCCCCCGACGAGGTACTGGTACGCGTGACGTCGTCGGCGGTCTGCGGCAGCGACCTGCCGCACTACCGCAAGCCTGCGGCCGAACTCGACAACCGCCTGCACACCGTGCCCGGCCACGAGGCGGTGGGCGTGATCGCCGCAGCCGCCGCCTCCGGCACCGGACCGGCCGAGGGCACCCGGGTCATCGTCTACCAGCACTCGGGCTGCGACGAGTGCGTCTTCTGTCGCAGCGGCGAGCCGATGTTCTGCGCCGACCGGCGGACGCTCGGCAACCACCGGGGCGGCGCCGACGCGGAGTACGTCACCGCTCCGACGACCGGCGTCCTGCCGGTACCCGACGACGTCAGCGACGGACTGGCGACGCTGATCGCCTGCAACTTCGGCACCGCGTACTCGGCGGTCCGCAAGTCCGGGGTCGGCGTCGGCGACCGGGTCGCCGTCTTCGGCCTCGGGCCGGTCGGTTGCAGCGTGGTGGCCCTCGCGGTGGCCGCCGGTGCCGAGGTCTACGCGGTCGACCCCATCGAGGGGCGGCGGGACCTGGCCAAGACGCTGGGGGCGGTGGTCGTCGACCCGCTCGGACAGGACCCCGTCGCGACCGTCGCGGCGGTCACCGAGGGCCGTGGACCGGAGATCGTCTTCGAGTGCTCCGCGAACCCGACCGCGCAGGCGCAGGTGATGAAGCTGGCCCGGCCGCACGGCACGGTGGTGCTGCTGGGCGCGAACAACAGCATGGAGATCGACCCCGGCGTGGACGTCATCCGCAAGGAACTGCGGGTGCTCGGTAGCTGGGTCTTCACCCAGCCGGAGTTCCCGGCCGTGCTCCGGGCCGCCCGTGGCCTGCCCGCGCTGGCGCACCTGCTCGCCCCGCCCTTCCCCGCCGACCAGGCGGCCGAGGCGCTGGCCGCGGCCGACGCCGGCCACGTCGGGAAGGTGTTGATCGACTGGTCGTGA
- a CDS encoding FGGY-family carbohydrate kinase encodes MTDVVCVVDAGTTGIRCALVDERGEVHGQHSRELAVDHPQPGRAEQSLPAMWEVTVGELRAMRAVAAQAGHRVVALTLSTQRASVAGLDADLRPVTPLVLWMDQRGASELDALRAAVDPDTYSRVSGMPLSTMPALATLVWLRTHAPEAYAASSSFVGVQEWLLARLTGGRPQVDRSCASWYGLLDLHAGQWSDDLLTAFDLDGARLPELRAATDVAGALRDEVADATGLPRGLPVYVGGGDQQCSAAGGGGVRPGAATVNLGTSATMVFPAAVGDVVDHAGFVRAAHVVENCVSVEGTIPACGSALRWLRTLLRYGDDDTAYERMSADARQVEPGARGLLFAPTMAGVGTPHWTAAGGRIDGLDFTHGPGALVRATMEGIALQVRDVLRHLPTDLAGPTLTAIGGGARSEVFGQILADVTGRAIEVPAGDPQAAPLRGAALSAWVGLGRYPDLAHAAGSPAAARRHLPDPTTVPVYDALYSRYLDVTDLAAA; translated from the coding sequence ATGACCGACGTCGTGTGTGTGGTCGACGCCGGCACGACCGGGATCCGTTGCGCCCTGGTCGACGAGCGGGGCGAGGTGCACGGCCAACACAGCCGGGAGTTGGCCGTCGACCACCCGCAGCCGGGCCGGGCGGAACAGTCCCTGCCGGCGATGTGGGAGGTGACCGTCGGGGAGCTGCGTGCCATGCGGGCCGTGGCCGCACAGGCCGGGCACCGGGTGGTCGCGCTGACCCTGTCCACCCAGCGGGCCTCCGTCGCCGGACTCGACGCCGACCTGCGCCCGGTCACCCCGCTGGTGCTCTGGATGGACCAGCGGGGCGCGAGCGAGCTGGACGCCCTGCGGGCGGCCGTCGACCCGGACACCTACAGCCGGGTGTCGGGGATGCCGCTGAGCACCATGCCGGCCCTGGCCACCCTCGTCTGGCTGCGGACCCACGCCCCCGAGGCGTACGCCGCGTCGTCCTCCTTCGTCGGTGTCCAGGAATGGCTGCTGGCGCGACTGACCGGCGGCCGACCGCAGGTCGACCGCAGTTGCGCCTCCTGGTACGGCCTGCTGGACCTGCACGCCGGGCAGTGGAGCGACGACCTGCTCACGGCGTTCGACCTCGACGGTGCCCGCCTGCCCGAGCTGCGCGCGGCCACCGACGTCGCCGGTGCCCTGCGCGACGAGGTCGCCGACGCCACCGGCCTGCCGCGCGGGCTGCCCGTGTACGTGGGCGGCGGCGACCAGCAGTGCTCGGCGGCCGGTGGCGGCGGGGTCCGTCCCGGCGCCGCCACCGTCAACCTCGGCACCTCGGCGACGATGGTCTTCCCGGCCGCCGTCGGTGACGTCGTCGACCACGCCGGGTTCGTCCGCGCCGCCCACGTCGTCGAGAACTGCGTCTCGGTCGAGGGCACCATCCCGGCCTGCGGGTCGGCACTGCGCTGGCTGCGGACTCTGCTGCGCTACGGCGACGACGACACGGCGTACGAGCGGATGTCGGCCGACGCCCGGCAGGTCGAACCCGGCGCACGCGGTCTGCTCTTCGCGCCCACCATGGCCGGCGTCGGCACCCCGCACTGGACGGCGGCCGGCGGCCGGATCGACGGCCTCGACTTCACCCACGGACCGGGCGCCCTGGTCCGGGCCACCATGGAGGGAATCGCCCTCCAGGTCCGCGACGTGCTGCGACACCTGCCGACGGACCTGGCCGGACCGACGTTGACCGCGATCGGCGGCGGTGCCCGCTCGGAGGTCTTCGGCCAGATCCTGGCCGACGTCACCGGCCGCGCCATCGAGGTCCCGGCCGGCGATCCGCAGGCCGCACCGCTGCGCGGCGCCGCCCTCTCCGCCTGGGTGGGCCTCGGCCGGTACCCGGATCTGGCGCACGCCGCCGGTTCCCCCGCCGCCGCCCGCCGCCACCTGCCCGATCCCACCACCGTCCCTGTCTACGACGCCCTGTACAGCCGGTACCTCGACGTGACGGACCTGGCTGCGGCGTGA
- the cobM gene encoding precorrin-4 C(11)-methyltransferase, which produces MTVHFIGAGPGAADLITVRGQRVLARAQVCLYAGSLVPADLLATCPPDARLVDTAELTLDEIVAAMVEAHRDGHDVARLCSGDPAVFSAVAEQTRRLDAAGVPYEIVPGVPSYAAAAATLRRELTVPTVGQTVILTRTQARSTPMPPGETLAELGRSRATLVLHLAVARTRQIAGELVGHYGSDCPVAVVANASRPDEIVLRGTLADIADQVEAHGIRRTAVIIVGAALAADSFPDSYLYSPGRDRSAKRPHGPTA; this is translated from the coding sequence ATGACAGTGCACTTCATCGGCGCCGGACCGGGCGCCGCCGACCTGATCACCGTACGCGGGCAACGCGTCCTGGCCCGCGCCCAGGTCTGCCTGTACGCGGGCAGCCTGGTCCCCGCCGACCTGCTCGCCACCTGCCCGCCGGACGCCCGGCTGGTGGACACCGCCGAGCTGACGTTGGACGAGATCGTGGCGGCGATGGTCGAGGCGCACCGCGACGGTCACGACGTCGCCCGCCTCTGCTCCGGCGACCCGGCCGTGTTCAGCGCCGTCGCCGAGCAGACCCGGAGGCTGGACGCGGCCGGGGTGCCGTACGAGATCGTGCCGGGCGTGCCGTCGTACGCGGCGGCGGCGGCCACGTTGCGCCGGGAGCTGACCGTGCCGACCGTCGGGCAGACCGTGATCCTCACCCGTACCCAGGCCCGGTCGACGCCGATGCCGCCCGGGGAGACCCTGGCCGAGCTGGGCCGCAGCCGCGCCACGCTGGTCCTGCACCTGGCGGTGGCGCGGACCCGGCAGATCGCCGGAGAGCTGGTCGGGCACTACGGGTCGGACTGTCCGGTGGCCGTGGTCGCCAACGCCAGCCGTCCCGACGAGATCGTGCTGCGCGGCACCCTGGCCGACATCGCCGATCAGGTGGAGGCGCACGGCATCCGCCGGACCGCGGTGATCATCGTCGGGGCCGCGTTGGCCGCCGACTCCTTTCCGGACAGTTACCTCTACTCCCCCGGCCGGGACCGTAGCGCCAAGCGTCCGCACGGGCCGACGGCATGA
- the deoC gene encoding deoxyribose-phosphate aldolase, with the protein MTSATTALPADLTPAALAPYIQHTLIEVGTTRERMITHAEEALTHGFNAAMVPGSWVSVVAEVLRGTDVQVASALDFPTVGVTTSAGKAFEAESLVRAGAAQIDIGVQIGWLKSGMYDEFREDIAGVVRASGVPVKVMLELPLLTAAERETAIELSIEAGAAYLKNASSGAVEVANSESIGYLVSRAAGRSRVKASGSIKSYPQAVGLLRAGAELLGTSAGIAIVTDTATATTVSY; encoded by the coding sequence ATGACGTCCGCCACGACGGCCCTGCCGGCCGACCTGACCCCGGCCGCCCTCGCGCCGTACATCCAGCACACCCTGATCGAGGTGGGCACCACCCGGGAACGCATGATCACGCACGCCGAGGAGGCGCTCACCCACGGCTTCAACGCGGCGATGGTGCCGGGTTCCTGGGTGTCGGTCGTCGCCGAGGTGCTGCGCGGCACCGACGTGCAGGTGGCCTCCGCCCTGGACTTCCCGACCGTCGGCGTGACCACCAGCGCCGGCAAGGCGTTCGAGGCGGAGAGCCTGGTGCGCGCCGGTGCCGCACAGATCGACATCGGGGTGCAGATCGGCTGGCTCAAGAGCGGCATGTACGACGAGTTCCGCGAGGACATCGCCGGTGTCGTCCGCGCCTCCGGAGTGCCGGTCAAGGTGATGCTGGAACTGCCGCTGCTGACCGCGGCCGAGCGGGAGACCGCCATCGAACTCTCCATCGAGGCGGGTGCGGCGTACCTGAAGAACGCCAGCAGCGGCGCCGTCGAGGTCGCGAACTCGGAGAGCATCGGCTACCTGGTGTCCCGGGCCGCCGGCCGGAGCCGGGTCAAGGCGTCCGGCAGCATCAAGTCCTACCCGCAGGCCGTCGGGCTGCTGCGGGCCGGGGCCGAACTGCTCGGCACCAGCGCCGGCATCGCGATCGTCACCGACACCGCCACCGCCACGACGGTCAGCTACTGA
- a CDS encoding carbohydrate ABC transporter permease: protein MSADRTAVLARQAADPTPPTRPGRTGGPPRRPREDRGRRLFLVGMLAPMTVLLLAFTLYPFVSVLVGSLRRNDLTRPDEQGFAGLANFADALSEPGLLRAVLLTVGMVVVAVVAEFALGTLAASLLWRPLRGSRLYLALLVLPFGATPVAAYLSWRLMLNPDGGQINATLGALGLPTPGWTSEPMLAVVALVVVDIWQWAPFITLVMLAGLKSLPDETFEAGALDGANAVQRLVRIALPMLKPLVAFVVTIRAIDAIRTFDSIWIITGGGPGAATETLVVRIYRTAFNDLHIGEASALGLLLLVVLFILGKRFAAPALQRLEH from the coding sequence ATGTCCGCAGATCGAACAGCCGTGCTCGCGCGGCAGGCCGCCGACCCGACGCCGCCGACGCGTCCGGGTCGCACCGGCGGCCCGCCGCGCCGCCCCCGCGAGGACCGGGGCCGGCGACTCTTCCTCGTCGGCATGCTCGCGCCGATGACCGTGCTGCTGCTCGCGTTCACGCTCTACCCGTTCGTGTCGGTGCTGGTCGGGTCGTTGCGACGCAACGACCTGACCCGCCCGGACGAGCAGGGGTTCGCCGGCCTGGCCAACTTCGCCGACGCGCTCTCCGAGCCCGGTCTGCTGCGCGCGGTGCTGCTCACCGTCGGCATGGTGGTGGTCGCCGTGGTCGCCGAGTTCGCCCTGGGTACGCTCGCGGCCTCGCTGCTCTGGCGGCCGCTGCGCGGCAGCCGGCTCTACCTGGCCCTGCTGGTGCTGCCCTTCGGCGCCACGCCGGTGGCGGCGTACCTCTCCTGGCGGTTGATGCTCAACCCGGACGGCGGGCAGATCAACGCCACCCTGGGCGCGCTCGGCCTGCCGACTCCGGGCTGGACGTCCGAGCCGATGCTGGCCGTGGTGGCCCTCGTGGTGGTCGACATCTGGCAGTGGGCGCCGTTCATCACGCTGGTCATGCTCGCCGGGCTCAAGTCGCTGCCGGACGAGACCTTCGAGGCGGGCGCCCTGGACGGCGCGAACGCCGTGCAGCGGCTGGTCCGCATCGCGTTGCCGATGCTCAAGCCGCTGGTGGCCTTCGTCGTGACGATCCGCGCGATCGACGCGATCCGCACCTTCGACTCGATCTGGATCATCACCGGGGGAGGACCGGGCGCGGCGACCGAGACGCTCGTCGTCCGCATCTACCGGACCGCCTTCAACGACCTGCACATCGGCGAGGCGTCCGCGCTCGGCCTGCTGCTGCTCGTCGTCCTCTTCATCCTCGGCAAGCGGTTCGCCGCGCCCGCGCTGCAACGGTTGGAGCACTAG
- a CDS encoding ABC transporter substrate-binding protein: MRNEAPFRLSRRGLLTGVLGIGGAVALSACAGREGDTGTANVAAAADTFDGSGMTWDRFKGETLNLLLCEHWWTSAVSKRFAEFEALTGMTLKANTLSEDSYYQQALVALSSGATTYDALMVGNLQAGQYMNAGWLEPLDAYFGGGDLVNTGWFDPNDFFEPARRASSLNGELMALPLSAEAGVVIYRKDLASQAGITGFPTQESLVDASQKLSATMERPFAGRGRRGLDIVWTWTNYFLTQGGEFYAGNTPAVDSPEAVAATELYVQQLLSRYGPKGASNMSWLEATGSVNEGRAGLYTDASGLLSVVLDKSSSQHTDQIAVSRWPGSAAAPAAPNYWYWMAGIPKASRKKEQAALFYAWAMSKETATAVSAESGSPSARESVWSNKDFLSFYPGDMSQEIVANLQAVQPERVPYARPTFPSEADALSLELIKVLVDGKDPKRAMSDAAAAMARAGR, translated from the coding sequence ATGCGCAACGAGGCTCCCTTCCGGCTGTCCAGGCGCGGCCTGCTGACCGGCGTGCTCGGGATCGGCGGCGCCGTGGCGCTCAGCGCCTGCGCCGGCCGCGAGGGCGACACCGGCACCGCGAACGTCGCGGCGGCGGCCGACACGTTCGACGGCTCCGGCATGACCTGGGACCGCTTCAAGGGCGAGACGCTCAACCTCCTGCTCTGCGAGCACTGGTGGACCTCCGCGGTCAGCAAGCGGTTCGCCGAGTTCGAGGCGCTGACCGGTATGACGCTCAAGGCCAACACGCTCTCCGAGGACAGCTACTACCAGCAGGCCCTGGTGGCCCTCTCCTCCGGCGCCACCACCTACGACGCCCTGATGGTCGGCAACCTCCAGGCCGGGCAGTACATGAACGCGGGCTGGCTGGAACCGCTGGACGCGTACTTCGGCGGCGGCGACCTGGTCAACACCGGCTGGTTCGACCCGAACGACTTCTTCGAGCCGGCCCGCCGGGCCAGCAGCCTCAACGGTGAGCTGATGGCGTTGCCGCTCTCCGCCGAGGCGGGCGTGGTGATCTATCGCAAGGACCTGGCGTCGCAGGCCGGGATCACCGGCTTCCCCACTCAGGAGAGCCTGGTCGACGCCAGTCAGAAGCTCTCCGCGACCATGGAGCGACCGTTCGCCGGGCGCGGTCGACGCGGTCTCGACATCGTCTGGACCTGGACGAACTACTTCCTCACCCAGGGCGGCGAGTTCTACGCCGGCAACACCCCGGCGGTGGACAGCCCCGAGGCGGTCGCGGCGACCGAACTGTACGTGCAGCAGCTGCTCAGCCGGTACGGCCCGAAGGGCGCGTCCAACATGAGCTGGCTGGAGGCCACCGGCTCGGTCAACGAGGGCCGGGCGGGTCTCTACACCGACGCCAGCGGGCTGCTGTCGGTCGTGCTGGACAAGAGCAGCAGCCAGCACACCGACCAGATCGCGGTGTCCCGCTGGCCCGGCAGCGCCGCCGCCCCGGCCGCCCCGAACTACTGGTACTGGATGGCCGGCATCCCGAAGGCGTCGCGCAAGAAGGAGCAGGCGGCGCTCTTCTACGCCTGGGCGATGAGCAAGGAGACCGCCACCGCGGTCAGCGCCGAGTCGGGCAGCCCGTCGGCCCGCGAGTCGGTCTGGTCCAACAAGGACTTCCTCTCCTTCTACCCGGGCGACATGTCGCAGGAGATCGTCGCCAACCTCCAGGCCGTCCAGCCGGAGCGGGTGCCGTACGCGCGGCCGACCTTCCCGAGCGAGGCCGACGCGCTCTCCCTCGAACTGATCAAGGTGCTGGTGGACGGGAAGGACCCGAAGCGGGCCATGTCGGACGCGGCGGCCGCCATGGCCCGGGCCGGCCGATGA
- the cobF gene encoding precorrin-6A synthase (deacetylating): MSAARTILVIGIGAGDPGQLTLAGAEAMRRADVFFLLDKGAEKHDLIALRQELLARFARPEHRVVEVRDPDRDRTAAGYVSAVDQWRRDRADLLEEAIAAHLPDGGCGAFLVWGDPALYDSTLAVVEEIRARGRIEVEHTVIPGVSSVATLAARHRIGLNRVGRAFLVTTGRRLAEQLPSDVDDIVVMLDANCSFTHYLDEDFDIFWGAYLGTADEILVAGRLSEVAERIVETRREARRRKGWIMDTYLLRRRDPDGEA, translated from the coding sequence ATGAGCGCCGCGCGGACGATCCTGGTGATCGGCATCGGGGCCGGCGACCCGGGTCAGCTCACCCTCGCCGGAGCCGAGGCGATGCGCCGGGCCGACGTGTTCTTCCTGCTGGACAAGGGTGCCGAGAAGCACGACCTGATCGCGTTGCGGCAGGAGCTGCTGGCTCGTTTCGCCCGGCCGGAGCATCGGGTGGTCGAGGTACGCGACCCGGACCGGGACCGGACCGCCGCCGGGTACGTCTCGGCGGTGGACCAGTGGCGACGGGACCGCGCCGACCTGCTGGAGGAGGCCATCGCCGCGCACCTGCCCGACGGGGGCTGCGGCGCGTTCCTGGTCTGGGGCGATCCGGCGCTCTACGACAGCACCCTGGCGGTGGTGGAGGAGATCCGGGCGCGCGGCCGGATCGAGGTGGAGCACACCGTGATCCCGGGCGTCAGCAGCGTGGCGACGCTCGCCGCGCGGCACCGCATCGGGCTCAACCGGGTGGGCCGGGCGTTCCTGGTGACCACCGGCCGTCGGTTGGCCGAGCAACTGCCCTCGGACGTCGACGACATCGTGGTGATGCTGGACGCGAACTGTTCCTTCACCCACTACCTGGACGAGGACTTCGACATCTTCTGGGGCGCCTACCTGGGCACCGCCGACGAGATCCTGGTCGCTGGACGGCTGTCGGAGGTGGCGGAGCGGATCGTGGAGACCCGCCGGGAGGCCCGCCGCCGCAAGGGCTGGATCATGGACACGTACCTGCTGCGGCGCCGGGATCCGGACGGCGAGGCGTGA
- a CDS encoding carbohydrate ABC transporter permease: protein MHETRKGRVLRTVAIWGLILWSVLPFAFMLRVGFAAPSDIRGGSPDWLAPLYMFNVVDLFGDADFMSAIGRSVLVAVVSSAIAIAAATPAAYACARMKFRGRADFEFWVLSTRMLPAVVVVIPYFVLFRQLGGIDTVWALTVMHTVVNLAVTFFLLRSFFADLPAAVFEAADLDGCSETRKFVSVAWPMVRNGVAAAAVLNFIFSWNEFVFALTLASGEAKTVSVAMLGFMQFQSVAIGPMMAAGTLAVLPVAIVLFLSQKQLVTGMSFGAVKG from the coding sequence GTGCACGAGACGCGCAAAGGCCGGGTCCTGCGGACCGTGGCGATCTGGGGCCTCATCCTCTGGTCGGTCCTGCCGTTCGCCTTCATGCTCCGCGTCGGCTTCGCCGCCCCCAGCGACATCCGTGGTGGGTCGCCGGACTGGCTGGCCCCGCTCTACATGTTCAACGTCGTCGACCTGTTCGGCGACGCGGACTTCATGTCGGCGATCGGCCGCTCGGTCCTGGTCGCCGTGGTGTCCTCGGCGATCGCCATCGCCGCCGCCACCCCGGCCGCGTACGCCTGCGCCCGGATGAAGTTCCGGGGCCGCGCCGACTTCGAGTTCTGGGTGCTGTCCACCCGGATGCTCCCCGCCGTCGTCGTGGTCATCCCGTACTTCGTGCTGTTCCGCCAGCTCGGCGGCATCGACACGGTCTGGGCGCTGACCGTGATGCACACGGTGGTCAACCTCGCGGTGACGTTCTTCCTGCTGCGCAGCTTCTTCGCCGACCTGCCGGCCGCGGTCTTCGAGGCCGCCGACCTGGACGGCTGCTCGGAGACCCGCAAGTTCGTCAGCGTGGCGTGGCCGATGGTGCGCAACGGCGTCGCCGCGGCGGCGGTGTTGAACTTCATCTTCTCCTGGAACGAGTTCGTCTTCGCGTTGACCCTGGCCAGCGGCGAGGCGAAGACCGTCTCGGTGGCGATGCTCGGGTTCATGCAGTTCCAGTCGGTGGCGATCGGCCCGATGATGGCCGCCGGCACGCTGGCTGTGCTGCCCGTCGCCATCGTGCTCTTCCTGTCGCAGAAGCAGCTCGTCACCGGTATGAGCTTCGGGGCGGTCAAGGGATGA